The genomic window AACCATTCCAGCCTCGGATCCTGCAGACATCGCTCCACCCACCAGCTGACCACACTGCGATCCCAACCGCCATTGCCATCAAGCCTGAAACGCGCATGCTCTGGCAGCCGCTCCAACAATTGCAACAAGAGGCGCCGCTCCAGTGCATCTGGAGCGACCGCCACCTTCCACTTCACAGTGAAGGGATCAGCTGCTGAGGGAACCCTCTCAAGCATGGAATCCAAAGCCTTCAAAAGAGGCTGCCCCGCCGGCAACAACACAGCCGAGGCAGGCGCCGCAAGCCAACCGCCTGCTGCCACAGACCCCACGAGGCCATCCAATTCCGCCAGAGCTGCACCCACGCCAAAAGCCAAAGGCGCAGGCCAAAACGCCATTCCATCCTCCAACTCCAAACGCGTTGGGGCCAAGCGCAGCTGGACCAAACAATCTCCGCAGGCCTTTAAACCAGCCACATCCATCGGAGCCACCTCCCCCCAACCACAACGACCCGCGCAATCCTCCAATCTCAGCAACCAACCCTGACGTTCTTCAACAACCCCCTGAGCCGTCTGCAACACCCGACTCAAACGAAATGAAAACGGTTTGCACTGAAACTTGAGAGCCATCAACTCAACCTGCGCTAGATAGCGCAAAGCCCAAGCAAGGCGCTAGCGCTAGGCCCAAGCTCAACCCCAAGCCATTGAGCGCCTGAAAGCGCAATGCCAAAAACTTGCTGCCACGAATCTTCTCTGGCTGATCATGGTGATGGCGAAGCAAACGGACCAGCGCTGCTCCTGCAGGCAATCCCAAACCACCAAGCAGAGCTGTCAGCGGCCAATCTCCCTGCAGCACAGGGATCCACTCCAGAGCAAACACAAGCGAAAGAATCCAGGGCACCAAAGCCGCCGCACGAGCTGTGCCCAAGCGCACCACAGGCGATCGTTTGCCAAAAGCCGCATCCTCAGCGACTTGATGAAAATGAGAGCAAAAGAGCACCAAGGTTGTCGCTAAGGCCGGACCACTCCCCAGGGTGAACGCCGTTGCCCATGGAATCACTGATCCATCACCGTTGAGCGGTGCTAACGCCAACAAGGCAGCGGCAGTAGCGAAAGGGCCAAAAGCCAACCAACACAGCGGCTCACCGAGGCCTATGTAGCCCCAGCGAAAGGGCGGCCCCTGGTAGAGATATCCCAAACCACAACTCACCAGCACCAAAAAGAGCACAGCAGCACTACTGCGCAAAGCCAACAGCAACATCAACAACAAGCCCAGCACGAGCGCTAAGTGAGCAAAGCGGCGCACAGGTCTCCGCTGACCCAGCAGCGCAACCACCGAATGCAACTTGGTGAAGCTGTCCACGCCGGTATCTGCATCAAAGAGGTCGTTGCTGAGGTTTTCCCAAAGCAAAAGCAGCACAGCAGCAACCAAAAAGCCAAGCAGTTGATCAAGACGCACTGCTTCGCCGGCCCCCACCCGCCAACCAGCCGCCAGCAACGCCGGCATCACTGCCACGGAGTACATCGGCCACTTGATCGCGGCTTTCCAAAGAGCTCGCCTTGTAGAGGCCTTGGCGTAAAGGGATGCAACATCCTGCTGGTCTGGCATGGGAAAGAAGCCTGGAAACCAGGGAAAGGCCCATACATTTGAGCAGGACCCGCGCTCAACTCCGATCCCGGATGAAAGCTGACCGTAGTTTCAGCAACCTTTTAACTGCCGCATCCCGGGG from Prochlorococcus marinus str. MIT 9313 includes these protein-coding regions:
- a CDS encoding o-succinylbenzoate synthase; its protein translation is MALKFQCKPFSFRLSRVLQTAQGVVEERQGWLLRLEDCAGRCGWGEVAPMDVAGLKACGDCLVQLRLAPTRLELEDGMAFWPAPLAFGVGAALAELDGLVGSVAAGGWLAAPASAVLLPAGQPLLKALDSMLERVPSAADPFTVKWKVAVAPDALERRLLLQLLERLPEHARFRLDGNGGWDRSVVSWWVERCLQDPRLEWLEQPLPAGDLEGLRALAQQVPVALDESLVLDPSLRESWSGWQVRRPLLDGDPRPLLRGLQEGVGYRMLSTAFETGIGRRWLHHLAALQHQGPTPVAPGLAPGWCPDGPLFSADPEVVWAAA
- the menA gene encoding 2-carboxy-1,4-naphthoquinone phytyltransferase, with the translated sequence MPDQQDVASLYAKASTRRALWKAAIKWPMYSVAVMPALLAAGWRVGAGEAVRLDQLLGFLVAAVLLLLWENLSNDLFDADTGVDSFTKLHSVVALLGQRRPVRRFAHLALVLGLLLMLLLALRSSAAVLFLVLVSCGLGYLYQGPPFRWGYIGLGEPLCWLAFGPFATAAALLALAPLNGDGSVIPWATAFTLGSGPALATTLVLFCSHFHQVAEDAAFGKRSPVVRLGTARAAALVPWILSLVFALEWIPVLQGDWPLTALLGGLGLPAGAALVRLLRHHHDQPEKIRGSKFLALRFQALNGLGLSLGLALAPCLGFALSSAG